From Pseudochaenichthys georgianus chromosome 11, fPseGeo1.2, whole genome shotgun sequence, a single genomic window includes:
- the fabp3 gene encoding LOW QUALITY PROTEIN: fatty acid-binding protein, heart (The sequence of the model RefSeq protein was modified relative to this genomic sequence to represent the inferred CDS: inserted 1 base in 1 codon): MKKLGVGFATRQVGNVTKPTTIISVEGDKVTLKTQSAIKNTELSFKLDEEFDETXADDRKVKSFVTVDGGKLVHTQKWDGKETSLVREVNGNSLTLTLKMDDVESIRRYVKAE; this comes from the exons GTGTTGGCTTCGCTACACGCCAGGTCGGGAACGTGACCAAGCCCACCACCATCATCTCAGTGGAGGGAGACAAGGTGACGTTGAAGACACAGAGCGCCATCAAGAACACAGAGCTCTCCTTCAAGCTGGATGAGGAGTTCGATGAGA CCGCTGATGACAGGAAAGTCAAG TCCTTTGTAACAGTTGATGGTGGGAAGTTGGTGCACACCCAGAAGTGGGACGGAAAAGAGACCAGCCTGGTCAGGGAAGTCAACGGCAACAGCCTCACACTG ACACTAAAAATGGATGATGTCGAATCCATACGTCGCTACGTTAAGGCAGAGTAA
- the zcchc17 gene encoding LOW QUALITY PROTEIN: zinc finger CCHC domain-containing protein 17 (The sequence of the model RefSeq protein was modified relative to this genomic sequence to represent the inferred CDS: inserted 3 bases in 3 codons; deleted 1 base in 1 codon), which produces MSDSDGQAHEPAGLEGLPPLHSISKGEVVSVQTYGAFVRLPGYKKEGLVHVSEMSASRXENASEIVDMGKRSGLKSLERGKKTHTDTFCVSEVSRKTDILCPISQIQGDKVKLSFXMKAVNQGTGQDFDPNNVNGDQDQRRRRKFRDHTGNRITLEAVLNTTCSKCGCKGHFTKDCFSTPGLQYALVPEEEDAASRQQPLLTPAVAPQLDSDKKKKKKKEKKMKKKRKXERKESGSDSSNSTSDECKSKKRRHEHDKEDKKKKKHKKHRSHKHS; this is translated from the exons ATGTCCGACAGTGATGGCCAGGCACACGAGCCTGCTGGACTGGAGGGTCTGCCA CCATTACACAGCATTTCCAAAGGAGAGGTGGTCTCTGTGCAGACATACGGAGCCTTTGTGAGACTGCCAGGCTACAAGAAGGAAG GCCTGGTACATGTGAGTGAGATGTCAGCATCGA GTGAGAATGCCTCAGAGATTGTCGATATGGGGAAAAGATCTGGATTAAAGTCATTGGAGAGAGGTaagaagacacacacagacacattctGTGTCAGTGAAGTGAGCAGAAAGACTGATATCTTGTGCCCCATCTCCCAGATTCAAGGCGACAAGGTGAAGTTGTCCT TCATGAAAGCTGTCAATCAGGGAACAGGACAGGACTTTGACCCAAACAATGTTAACGGAGA CCAAGATCAGAGGCGACGTAGGAAATTCAGAGATCACACAGGCAACAGGATCACACTGGAAGCTGTTCTCAACACAACATGCTCAAAGTGCGGCTGCAAAG GTCACTTCACAAAGGACTGTTTCTCCACTCCGGGCTTGCAGTACGCTCTGGTGCCTGAAGAGGAGGATGCAGCGTCACGGCAACAACCACTGCTGACCCCAGCTGTTGCACCACAGCTAGACTcagacaaaaagaaaaagaaaaagaag GAGaagaaaatgaagaagaagagga aggagaggaaggagtCAGGGAGCGACAGCAGCAACAGCACCAGTGACGAATGCAAATCCAAGAAGAGACGCCACGAGCACGACAAAGaggacaagaagaagaagaaacacaagAAACACAGATCACACAAACACAGCTGA
- the snrnp40 gene encoding U5 small nuclear ribonucleoprotein 40 kDa protein has product MIEPKKRPADMAVVPAAVKRPRMELVAAAQSQQLVAMGPPRSSSLQAPIMLMSGHEGEVYCCKFHPNGSTLASSGFDRLILMWNVYGDCDNYATMKGHSGAVMELHYNTDGSMLFSASTDKTVGVWDSETGERIKRLKGHTSFVNTCYPARRGPQLVCTGSDDGTVKLWDIRKKGAIHTFQNTYQVLAATFNDTSDQILSGGIDNDIKVWDLRQNKLIYNMHGHGDSVTGLSLSSEGSYLLSNSMDNTVRIWDVRPFAPKERCVKIFQGNVHNFEKNLLRCSWSTDGSKIAAGSADRFVYIWDTTSRRILYKLPGHAGSVNEVAFHPEEPIVLSGASDKRLYMGEIQ; this is encoded by the exons ATGATTGAACCCAAGAAGAGACCGGCGGACATGGCGGTGGTTCCAGCCGCCGTGAAGCGGCCCCGGATGGAGCTGGTGGCGGCGGCGCAGTCCCAGCAACTCGTGGCCATG ggtcctccacggtcctccagcCTGCAGGCTCCCATTATGCTGATGTCTGGTCACGAGGGCGAGGTCTACTGCTGCAAGTTTCACCCCAACGGATCCACGCTGGCCTCCTCGGGATTTGATAGGCTAATTT TGATGTGGAATGTGTACGGAGATTGTGACAATTATGCTACGATGAAGGGCCACAGTGGAGCAGTGATGGAGCTGCACTACAACACAGATGGCAG CATGCTGTTTTCAGCGAGCACAGACAAGACTGTAGGAGTGTGGGACAGTGAAACTGGAGAGAGAATCAAGCGCCTGAAGGGCCACACCTCCTTCGTTAACACCTGTTACCCAGCCCGTCGAGGGCCCCAACTCGTCTGTACCGGCAGTGATGACGGGACCGTCAAG CTGTGGGACATCCGTAAGAAAGGGGCGATCCACACTTTCCAGAACACCTACCAGGTGCTCGCTGCGACATTCAATGACACCAGTGATCAGATCCTTTCAGGAGGTATCGACAATGACATCAAG GTGTGGGACCTGAGGCAGAACAAGCTGATCTACAATATGCACGGCCATGGTGACTCAGTGACTGGACTCAGCCTGAGCTCTGAGGGATCATACCTTCTCTCAAACTCCATGGATAACACAG TGCGTATTTGGGATGTTCGACCATTTGCACCCAAGGAGAGATGTGTGAAGATTTTCCAGGGCAACGTTCACAACTTTGAGAAG AATTTGCTGAGGTGCTCCTGGTCTACTGACGGCAGTAAGATAGCTGCCGGCTCAGCTGACAG ATTTGTGTACATCTGGGACACCACATCACGCAGAATCCTGTACAAGCTGCCGGGACATGCCGGCTCCGTCAACGAAGTCGCCTTTCACCCAGAGGAGCCTATAG TGCTGTCTGGCGCCAGTGATAAAAGGCTCTACATGGGAGAAATTCAGTAG
- the nkain1 gene encoding sodium/potassium-transporting ATPase subunit beta-1-interacting protein 1 isoform X2 codes for MPRPEPSKMGKCDGRCTLLVICSLQLVAALQRQVFDFMGYQWAPILANFLHIMAVILGMFGTVQFRFRYLIFYAVWLVLWVGWNSFIICFYLEVGNLSQDRDFLMTFNTSLHRSWWMEHGPGCLVTPVLDSNMAPDDHHVITVSGCLLDYQYIEVLSSAFQVLLALISSVALTRTATSLLRSLPICNCSLFTRLVNRW; via the exons ATGCCGCGTCCCGAGCCCTCCAAGATGGGGAAGTGCGACGGACGATGCACGCTGCTGGTGATATGTTCACTGCAGTTG GTGGCAGCCCTTCAGAGGCAGGTGTTTGATTTTATGGGCTATCAATGGGCCCCCATCCTGGCCAACTTCCTGCACATTATGGCCGTCATCCTGGGCATGTTCGGCACCGTGCAGTTTCGCTTCAGATACCTTATCTTT TATGCAGTATGGCTGGTCCTTTGGGTGGGCTGGAACTCGTTCATTATCTGTTTCTACCTGGAGGTTGGAAACCTGTCACAG GACAGGGACTTTCTCATGACGTTCAACACATCCCTTCATCGCTCGTGGTGGATGGAGCATGGTCCTGGTTGCCTGGTGACGCCCGTGCTGGACTCCAACATGGCCCCTGACGACCACCATGTCATCACTGTGTCCGGGTGTCTCCTCGACTACCAATACATAGAGGTGTTGAGTTCAGCCTTTCAGGTCCTATTGGCT TTGATTTCATCGGTGGCTTTGACTCGTACGGCTACCAGCCTCCTCAGAAGTCTTCCCATCTGCAACTGCAGCCTCTTTACAC GGCTGGTTAACCGTTGGTAG
- the nkain1 gene encoding sodium/potassium-transporting ATPase subunit beta-1-interacting protein 1 isoform X1 — protein sequence MPRPEPSKMGKCDGRCTLLVICSLQLVAALQRQVFDFMGYQWAPILANFLHIMAVILGMFGTVQFRFRYLIFYAVWLVLWVGWNSFIICFYLEVGNLSQDRDFLMTFNTSLHRSWWMEHGPGCLVTPVLDSNMAPDDHHVITVSGCLLDYQYIEVLSSAFQVLLALFGFVYACYVSKVFQDDEDSFDFIGGFDSYGYQPPQKSSHLQLQPLYTAG from the exons ATGCCGCGTCCCGAGCCCTCCAAGATGGGGAAGTGCGACGGACGATGCACGCTGCTGGTGATATGTTCACTGCAGTTG GTGGCAGCCCTTCAGAGGCAGGTGTTTGATTTTATGGGCTATCAATGGGCCCCCATCCTGGCCAACTTCCTGCACATTATGGCCGTCATCCTGGGCATGTTCGGCACCGTGCAGTTTCGCTTCAGATACCTTATCTTT TATGCAGTATGGCTGGTCCTTTGGGTGGGCTGGAACTCGTTCATTATCTGTTTCTACCTGGAGGTTGGAAACCTGTCACAG GACAGGGACTTTCTCATGACGTTCAACACATCCCTTCATCGCTCGTGGTGGATGGAGCATGGTCCTGGTTGCCTGGTGACGCCCGTGCTGGACTCCAACATGGCCCCTGACGACCACCATGTCATCACTGTGTCCGGGTGTCTCCTCGACTACCAATACATAGAGGTGTTGAGTTCAGCCTTTCAGGTCCTATTGGCT CTCTTTGGCTTTGTCTACGCTTGCTACGTGAGCAAAGTCTTCCAGGATGACGAGGACAGCT TTGATTTCATCGGTGGCTTTGACTCGTACGGCTACCAGCCTCCTCAGAAGTCTTCCCATCTGCAACTGCAGCCTCTTTACAC GGCTGGTTAA